A section of the Methanococcoides sp. LMO-2 genome encodes:
- the sppA gene encoding signal peptide peptidase SppA, giving the protein MTDSEEPVNRKDDTEELREEVLVESTEEVPDLGAFEMTPEPEYTEILDNVHEDGDMTENVVVPSDESPGEDIEAYNPPVEVSEGPVGKPDVKVSDRVQGTGESTPSPAVTKEPPVTPPAPKKSHKLQYAALFVALMLIIGGSFAVIYLSFGGEIYTHDDRVAVIYVQGTMLTGNLPSGFGYATSEDICNSLREAAADESVKAIVLRVNSGGGSPAAAEEIITEIENVQAQGIPVVVSMGDVAASAAYHISAPADLILANPSSITGSIGVIGVYTNRSEYYDKEGIDFYISKSGEFKDMGGDWRGLTSEEKEYADTVVLKVYDLFITSVAEHRNMTKSEVKDIADGRIYIATEAKEIGLIDDFGNLYDAIDAAAELGGIEGEPAVYYINRPSLSSILFGTEETFSKDTVKQLASYYEESPVGMIVE; this is encoded by the coding sequence ATGACCGATAGTGAAGAACCCGTTAACAGAAAAGATGATACAGAGGAACTTCGGGAAGAGGTTCTGGTAGAATCCACCGAGGAGGTACCGGATCTCGGGGCATTTGAGATGACCCCTGAACCCGAGTATACGGAGATACTGGACAACGTTCATGAGGACGGTGACATGACGGAAAACGTTGTTGTGCCTTCGGATGAGTCTCCGGGAGAAGATATCGAAGCATATAATCCTCCTGTAGAGGTAAGTGAAGGGCCAGTCGGAAAGCCAGATGTAAAGGTCTCCGACAGGGTTCAAGGTACCGGGGAAAGTACACCATCTCCGGCCGTGACAAAAGAACCTCCTGTCACTCCACCAGCTCCAAAGAAGAGTCACAAGTTGCAGTATGCTGCATTGTTCGTTGCTCTGATGCTGATAATCGGTGGAAGTTTTGCGGTCATTTACCTGTCCTTTGGTGGCGAGATCTACACTCACGATGACAGGGTTGCAGTGATCTACGTCCAGGGAACCATGCTTACAGGTAATCTCCCTTCAGGTTTTGGATATGCAACATCCGAGGATATCTGTAACAGCCTGCGTGAAGCGGCAGCCGATGAGAGTGTAAAGGCCATTGTTCTCAGGGTGAACAGCGGAGGCGGATCGCCGGCAGCTGCCGAGGAGATCATCACTGAGATCGAGAATGTGCAGGCTCAGGGTATCCCGGTTGTAGTTTCCATGGGCGATGTGGCTGCAAGTGCCGCATATCATATTTCCGCACCTGCCGACCTTATCCTGGCAAACCCTTCTTCCATAACCGGAAGCATAGGTGTGATCGGGGTCTACACGAACCGTTCGGAGTATTATGATAAGGAAGGAATAGATTTCTACATCTCCAAGTCTGGTGAGTTCAAGGACATGGGCGGCGACTGGAGAGGCCTTACATCTGAGGAGAAGGAGTATGCTGACACTGTAGTTCTGAAGGTATATGACCTGTTCATCACCAGTGTTGCAGAGCACCGTAATATGACGAAGAGCGAGGTGAAGGATATTGCAGATGGCCGTATCTATATTGCTACGGAAGCAAAAGAGATCGGGTTGATCGATGACTTTGGCAATCTGTATGATGCTATCGATGCAGCCGCCGAACTTGGTGGCATCGAAGGTGAACCTGCAGTATATTATATTAATAGACCTTCCCTCTCGAGCATACTTTTCGGCACAGAGGAAACATTTTCAAAAGACACTGTAAAGCAACTGGCAAGTTATTATGAGGAAAGTCCGGTTGGAATGATCGTCGAGTGA
- the metG gene encoding methionine--tRNA ligase: MSKFPSDEPVLVTCGLPYANGKAHVGHLRTYIPADIFTRSLRKTGQEVTFVCGSDTHGTPIVFNAEELNTTPKELIKIYHKHFDETFKQMGVMFDAFGTTDDQTNHDRTTDIVNKLIENGYVFPKTIEIAYCPSCDRFLPDRYVKGTCPHCKEEARGDECDQGCGKHLEPGELESPTCTTCNGPAEYRSQEHFFFKLSEFKDYLIEHLENLGGTLNARNYALGWVKQELTDWCITRNLEWGVRFPGHDDLVVYVWVDAPIGYIAFTEEWAEANNESWEKFWKEDSRIVHFIGGDIIYHHCIFWPAMLKGAGYTQPWAVVASGMVKIEDKTFSKSRGYVVWVGEDYLDHGFHPDLLRYYLASYTSHTKELNFSWEVFQDKINTELVGVFGNFLYRTLLFTHKNFKEIPAGDIKQETLDEINSTIEAANEAMENYEFKKYADAAMALASYGNSYFQSNEPWKLIKEDKDACGEVVANCIQLAKALCLLFEPILPEKMEDAWKQIGMSTDVHEAGYAEATELVKAGTPLEKPSILFEKIEDEKTEQMEAIASARVKEAIAKESGKEEKEEPKEMKELITFDDFSKLDLRIGTIVSAEEIKKSKKLLKLQVDLGEEETRQIVAGIKESHSPEELPGRQVLVLANLAPAKLCGVESNGMVLAGTDEDGKAILLQPEKGTGAGNSIM, encoded by the coding sequence ATGTCCAAATTCCCATCAGATGAACCGGTCCTCGTAACATGCGGACTGCCATATGCAAATGGAAAGGCACACGTCGGCCATTTGCGTACATATATCCCTGCGGATATATTCACAAGATCCCTCCGAAAAACAGGACAGGAGGTCACTTTCGTATGTGGTTCCGACACTCACGGAACACCTATCGTATTCAACGCGGAAGAGCTGAACACAACCCCAAAAGAGCTTATCAAGATATATCACAAGCATTTCGATGAGACCTTCAAGCAGATGGGCGTGATGTTCGATGCATTCGGCACGACCGATGACCAGACAAATCACGACCGCACAACCGATATTGTCAACAAGCTCATCGAGAATGGCTACGTTTTCCCGAAGACCATCGAGATCGCATACTGCCCTTCATGCGACCGCTTCCTTCCTGACAGGTATGTGAAAGGAACATGCCCCCACTGCAAGGAAGAAGCAAGGGGAGACGAGTGTGACCAGGGATGCGGTAAGCATCTTGAGCCGGGAGAACTTGAGAGCCCGACCTGCACAACATGCAACGGACCTGCTGAATACAGGAGCCAGGAACACTTTTTCTTCAAGCTGTCCGAGTTCAAGGATTATCTTATAGAGCACCTTGAAAACCTTGGAGGAACACTCAATGCAAGGAACTACGCCCTTGGATGGGTCAAGCAGGAGCTCACCGACTGGTGCATCACAAGGAACCTTGAATGGGGAGTGCGCTTCCCGGGTCATGATGACCTTGTGGTCTATGTTTGGGTGGATGCACCTATCGGATATATCGCATTCACTGAAGAATGGGCAGAGGCAAATAATGAGAGCTGGGAAAAGTTCTGGAAAGAAGATTCCCGCATCGTTCACTTCATCGGCGGAGATATCATATACCACCACTGCATCTTCTGGCCTGCTATGCTCAAAGGTGCCGGATACACCCAGCCCTGGGCAGTTGTTGCATCAGGAATGGTGAAGATCGAGGACAAGACGTTCTCAAAGAGCCGCGGATATGTGGTATGGGTAGGAGAGGACTACCTTGACCACGGATTCCACCCGGACCTGCTCCGTTACTACCTGGCAAGCTACACATCCCACACCAAGGAACTGAACTTCTCATGGGAGGTATTCCAGGACAAGATCAACACCGAACTTGTAGGTGTTTTCGGAAACTTCCTCTACAGGACGCTCCTGTTCACACACAAGAACTTCAAGGAGATCCCTGCAGGCGACATCAAACAGGAGACCCTGGATGAGATCAATTCCACCATCGAAGCTGCAAACGAGGCCATGGAGAACTATGAGTTCAAGAAATATGCTGACGCTGCTATGGCACTTGCATCATACGGAAACAGCTACTTCCAGTCCAACGAACCATGGAAGCTCATAAAAGAGGATAAGGATGCATGCGGAGAGGTTGTTGCGAACTGCATCCAGCTCGCAAAGGCACTGTGCCTGCTCTTTGAGCCGATCCTGCCGGAAAAAATGGAAGATGCATGGAAACAGATCGGAATGTCAACCGATGTACACGAAGCAGGATATGCCGAAGCTACAGAGCTCGTAAAGGCCGGCACACCACTTGAAAAACCATCCATCCTCTTCGAGAAGATCGAGGATGAGAAGACCGAGCAGATGGAAGCCATTGCGTCTGCAAGAGTTAAGGAAGCCATTGCAAAAGAAAGTGGCAAGGAAGAAAAAGAAGAACCTAAGGAGATGAAAGAACTGATCACATTCGACGACTTTTCAAAACTTGACCTGAGAATAGGGACCATTGTTTCCGCTGAGGAGATAAAGAAATCCAAGAAACTGCTCAAGCTGCAGGTCGACCTTGGCGAAGAAGAAACACGCCAGATAGTTGCCGGTATCAAGGAATCACACTCACCGGAAGAACTTCCTGGCAGGCAGGTACTTGTACTTGCAAACCTCGCACCTGCAAAGCTCTGCGGAGTGGAGTCCAACGGCATGGTACTTGCAGGA